A genomic segment from Juglans regia cultivar Chandler chromosome 14, Walnut 2.0, whole genome shotgun sequence encodes:
- the LOC109011583 gene encoding uncharacterized protein LOC109011583 → MLKLGFPRDWIALIIRCIEWVSYSILINESPKKQFSPSRGLRQEDPLSPYLFILCVEVLSTMLNQAEAKGSILGIPMARGRLLINHQFFVDDSLLFCKANEAEWRRMIHILTMYENASGQRLNKAKTSIQFSKNTSKAIQELILQIADIRFTLSYELYLDLPAMVGRSRVGSFRSIFDKMKKRVNNFKIKSLSQVGQETVLKEVVHALSIYCMGVFKLPHSLINQMNSIMHNFWWGQYEQERKVHWISMSTTGKLKKCGGMGFRDIVSFNIAMLAKQTLLHLEEFVGNKILSGQWISMESRQRLQCSYLWGQVAPSNLFRQSDKCSARGDAQATVNSLIDHVTRRKIVEEPLCPVCLREAEFVCHITWDCPAAQDVWGQCSRFPQKKSFPPMSFKELWFHLCITANMEILEEFVVISKLLWQRRNKFIFQKEFSHPSSSLKQAHGELGEMEALKNSRTRLQTVEQIKEKWTPPPLSSYKINWDAVVDKTNCRIGLGVVVRDHRGLMIDALRMNRPLFPDPLLAEAYGLFEATKLGIQLGLSR, encoded by the exons ATGCTTAAGTTGGGCTTTCCAAGAGATTGGATTGCTCTGATCATAAGGTGTATAGAATGGGTTTCATACTCAATCCTCATTAATGAGTCTCCAAAGAAACAATTCTCTCCCTCTAGAGGACTTAGGCAGGAGGACCCACTATCCCCTTACCTGTTTATCCTATGTGTTGAAGTTCTGAGTACCATGTTGAACCAAGCTGAGGCAAAAGGCTCCATCTTGGGCATCCCAATGGCTAGAGGTAGATTACTCATTAATCATCAGTTCTTTGTAGATGACAGTCTACTTTTTTGCAAGGCCAATGAAGCTGAGTGGAGAAGGATGATTCACATACTAACTATGTATGAAAATGCCTCGGGGCAGAGATTGAACAAAGCCAAGACATCCATCCAGTTCAGCAAGAACACCTCTAAGGCCATCCAAGAACTTATCCTCCAGATAGCAGACATCAGATTCACCTTATCCTATGAACTTTATCTAGATCTTCCTGCCATGGTTGGGAGATCAAGGGTTGGGTCATTCAGAAGTATCTTTGACAAAATGAAGAAGAGAGTAAACAATTTCAAGATTAAGTCTCTCTCACAAGTTGGTCAAGAAACCGTCCTGAAAGAAGTGGTACATGCCTTATCTATCTACTGTATGGGGGTATTTAAGCTACCCCATTCCCTTATTAACCAGATGAATAGCATCATGCATAATTTCTGGTGGGGTCAGTATGAGCAGGAAAGAAAAGTGCATTGGATATCAATGTCCACCACGGGGAAATTGAAGAAATGTGGAGGGATGGGCTTTAGAGACATAGTGAGTTTCAATATTGCAATGCTGGCTAAACAG ACCCTCTTACATCTGGAGGAGTTTGTTGGTAACAAAATCCTTAGTGGACAATGGATCAGTATGGAGAGTAGGCAACGGTTGCAGTGTTCATATTTGTGGGGACAAGTGGCTCCCTCAAACTTATTCAGGCAGAGTGACAAGTGTAGTGCAAGGGGGGATGCTCAAGCAACTGTCAACTCCCTGATTGATCATGTCACAAG GAGGAAAATTGTTGAAGAGCCCTTGTGCCCTGTATGCTTAAGGGAGGCAGAATTTGTTTGCCACATTACTTGGGACTGTCCTGCAGCCCAAGATGTATGGGGGCAATGCTCGAGGTTCCCACAAAAGAAGTCATTTCCTCCCATGTCATTCAAGGAATTATGGTTCCACTTGTGCATAACTGCTAATATGGAGATTCTTGAAGAGTTTGTTGTGATCTCAAAACTCCTCTGGCAGAGAAGAAACAAGTTTATTTTCCAAAAGGAATTTAGTCATCCCTCGAGTAGTTTGAAACAAGCTCATGGTGAGTTAGGCGAAATGGAGGCCCTTAAGAACTCGAGAACAAGGTTGCAAACTGTAGAACAGATTAAAGAGAAATGGACTCCTCCTCCACTAAGCTCCTACAAAATCAATTGGGATGCAGTCGTGGATAAGACTAACTGCAGAATTGGACTTGGGGTGGTTGTAAGAGATCATAGAGGCTTGATGATTGATGCCTTAAGGATGAATAGGCCACTGTTCCCTGACCCTTTACTAGCAGAGGCGTATGGGCTTTTTGAAGCAACCAAGCTGGGAATACAACTGGGTTTGTCCAGGTGA